A portion of the Lasioglossum baleicum unplaced genomic scaffold, iyLasBale1 scaffold1731, whole genome shotgun sequence genome contains these proteins:
- the LOC143220921 gene encoding very long chain fatty acid elongase 4-like, protein MANLINSTATLINDAYDYYLWTLSLADERTRGWLLVDSPKPTLIYTMLYLLIVWAGPKIMRNRKAFKLTWALVPYNLAMACLNAYIAIQLFVASTRLRYSYVCQPIRHVTRPDELQIAHAVWWYYFSKLLEFCDTFFFILRKKDNQLSFLHVYHHSTMFSLWWIGIKWVPSGSTFLPAMVNSFIHVLMYSYYGLAALGPSVAKYLWWKKYLTILQLIQFTTALILGINGIRSGCDFPLWMQYALVIYMISFIVLFGNFYAKAYIAKGKQAYAERQLEKMKADSLSKMKITDRLVCNGNVNGHANGYANGVFKKIQ, encoded by the exons ATGGCGAACTTAATTAATTCCACAGCAACTCTAATAAATGACGCCTATGATTATTACCTCTGGACGCTGTCTCTTGCCG ATGAACGAACGAGAGGATGGCTTCTGGTCGATTCGCCGAAACCTACTTTGATATACACAATGTTGTATTTACTCATTGTATGGGCCGGGCCAAAGATCATGAGAAATCGAAAAGCCTTCAAATTAACGTGGGCACTCGTTCCATACAATCTTGCAATGGCCTGTCTTAACGCGTACATCGCGATACAG TTATTCGTCGCGTCCACCAGGTTGCGTTATAGTTATGTGTGCCAGCCAATTAGGCATGTCACTCGCCCGGATGAATTGCAG ATTGCTCATGCCGTCTGGTGGTACTACTTTAGTAAACTTTTGGAGTTCTGTGATACGTTCTTCTTTATCCTACGGAAGAAGGATAATCAATTAAGCTTCCTCCACGTTTACCACCACTCCACTATGTTTTCGTTGTGGTGGATTGGCATCAAATGGGTACCAAGCGGATCTA CTTTCTTGCCAGCGATGGTAAATAGTTTCATCCACGTTCTTATGTATTCGTATTATGGCTTAGCCGCACTGGGACCTTCTGTAGCTAAATATCTGTGGTGGAAGAAATACTTGACTAtccttcaattaattcaattcacCACCGCCTTGATCCTCGGCATTAATGGTATTCGATCGGGATGTGATTTCCCACTTTGGATGCAATATGCTCTTGTCATTTACATGATCTCATTCATCGTTCTGTTCGGAAACTTCTACGCCAAAGCGTACATTGCTAag GGTAAACAAGCGTACGCAGAGAGACAACTAGAAAAAATGAAGGCAGATAGCCTATCAAAGATGAAAATTACCGACAGACTTGTGTGTAATGGAAATGTAAATGGACATGCTAATGGATACGCGAACGGTGTATTCAAAAAGATCCAGTGA